A region of the Halosolutus amylolyticus genome:
CGTCGGCGGCGGTGGCGATACCGGTGTCGGCGAGGGGACGGGACCCGGATTCGGGACGCCGCCGCCGGCCGATCGACCGGTCGACGCGCTCGAGATCCCATTCCTGTCGGAACTCCTCGCGTTGCTCCTGCTTCTCGCGGCGCTCGCCGTCCTCGTCTCCGCCGTCCGGAACTGGCGGGAACTCGTGCCAGTGGCCATCGGCGTCGTCGCACTCGTCGCCCTGCTGCTGGTAGCGTTTCTCCTCCTGGGGGAGCTGTCCGTGATGCCGGGTGAATCGGCGAACGAGTCGCTGGGCGGCGACGGGCTGGGCGGGGGCGATGGCGGGGACGGATCGATCGGGTCCAGTGATACGACGCCGCTCCCGTTCGTCGTGCTGTTGGTCCTCACGGTCGCGGTGCTCGGGATGCTCTTCGCGGTCGCCCGGTCATCGTCCGCGGACCCGGAATCGGGATCGATGGACCTGGTCGACGGTCCCGACTCGGACGCCGATCGGACGGCGATCGGGCGTGTAGCGGGGCGGGCGGCGGACCGGATCGAACGCGGCGACGACGTCGACAACGACGTCGTCCGGGCCTGGACGGAGATGACCGCGTTGCTCGACGTGGACCGTCCCGAGACGACCACGCCGGGGGAGTTCGCGACCGCCGCCGTGGACGCGGGGATGGACCCCGACGACGTCCGCGAACTCACGCGGCTGTTCGAGGACGTTCGGTACGGGGAGTACAGTCCGACGGCCGATCGGGAACGGCGTGCGGTTCGCGTCTTCCGGCGAATCGAACGCGCGTACGGTGACGACGAATGAGCGATCGACGCCGCCTGCTTCTGGGTGCGGGTCTCGTCCTCTTCGGCGTAGCCGTCGCGGAGATGGTCGTTCCCGGTCTCCTCCCGGTCCCGGTCGGGGATCGGGCTGTGCCGATCACCGGCGGTCTGGTCCTCCTCTATGCCGTGTACGTTCGCCGCTCGGGTGGGCGGACCGCGATCAGGCGGGCGTCGACGCCGGATCCGGAAGTTCGCGTCCCGACGCCGACGCCCGGAGACGACGTGGACGGGGCGCTCAAACAGTTTCTCACCGCCAGGGCGGTCTACTCCAGCACGCGAACCAGGCGGGGGCTCCGTGCGGCAGCGATCACGGTTCTCACCCGGTACGGGGACTGTACCGAGGACGAAGCCCGAACGCGGGTCGACGAGGGCACGTGGACGGCCGACCCCCGTGCGGCGGCGTTCCTGGGCGATACGGACGGCCCGTCCCGAACGATCGCCGGGCGACTCCGGGACCGCGTCGCTGGCGGGTCACAGTACGATCGGAATATCCGCCACACTGTGGACGCGATCGCGGCCGTCGCGGACGTGCCGACGCCGGACCGGGACGACGGCGACGACGGGATTCACCGGCGACTCGGGCGCGCAGTCGGCCGGGCCGGTACACGGGTGGCCGGATCGAACGGGACGGACCGGACGCCGGTCACGTCGACCGCGTCGCGGTCTGCGTCCGTCGCCGCGAACGGGGGCGAAACGTCGGCTGGCACGACAGCTGGGACCGGTCGGTCCGAATCCGGGCCGGAGGCCAAGCCCGGAATCCGCCGCTCGACGAACCACTGGCGCGGCGTCGGTCTCGTCGCGTTCGTCGCCCTGGGCGTCGGCTTGCTCGCCGAACAGCCGGCACCCCTCCTCGCGGGGATCGTCGGCATCGGCTACGCGGCGTACGCTCGATCGGCCCCGTTCGACCCCGTCCGGCTCTCCGTCGAGCGATCGGTCTCCGACGAGCGGCCGGACCCGGGCGACGTCGTCGAGGTGACCGTGACGATCACCAACGAGTCGCCCCGCCTCCTCCCCGACGTGCGGATCGTCGACGGGGTCCCGGAGGCGCTCGTCGTTACCGACGGCTCGCCCCGGTACGGAACCGCACTCCGGGGAGGGGCGTCGGCCACGTTTTCGTACACGGTCGAGGCGCGTCGCGGCCGCCACGCGTTCCAGCCGACGCTCGTCGTCGCCCGGAACCTCCCCGGCACCGTCGAACGGGAACTGCTCGTTACGGCGGCGTCGACGCTGACCTGCGTCCCGCCGCTTCGCCCGACCGGGGAGCGGGTCCCGCTTCGCGAGCAGGTGAGCCGGTACACCGGTGCCGTCGAGACGGATGCCGGTGGTGCGGGCGTGGAGTTTCACACCACGCGACGGTACCAGCCCGGCGACCCGCTGAACCGGATCGACTGGCACCGCCAAGCCCGGACGGGCGACCTCGCGA
Encoded here:
- a CDS encoding DUF4129 domain-containing protein, giving the protein MNRRPVTGLVVAAVGVLAVALAAATLPSAVDPESGVGGGGDTGVGEGTGPGFGTPPPADRPVDALEIPFLSELLALLLLLAALAVLVSAVRNWRELVPVAIGVVALVALLLVAFLLLGELSVMPGESANESLGGDGLGGGDGGDGSIGSSDTTPLPFVVLLVLTVAVLGMLFAVARSSSADPESGSMDLVDGPDSDADRTAIGRVAGRAADRIERGDDVDNDVVRAWTEMTALLDVDRPETTTPGEFATAAVDAGMDPDDVRELTRLFEDVRYGEYSPTADRERRAVRVFRRIERAYGDDE
- a CDS encoding DUF58 domain-containing protein; the protein is MSDRRRLLLGAGLVLFGVAVAEMVVPGLLPVPVGDRAVPITGGLVLLYAVYVRRSGGRTAIRRASTPDPEVRVPTPTPGDDVDGALKQFLTARAVYSSTRTRRGLRAAAITVLTRYGDCTEDEARTRVDEGTWTADPRAAAFLGDTDGPSRTIAGRLRDRVAGGSQYDRNIRHTVDAIAAVADVPTPDRDDGDDGIHRRLGRAVGRAGTRVAGSNGTDRTPVTSTASRSASVAANGGETSAGTTAGTGRSESGPEAKPGIRRSTNHWRGVGLVAFVALGVGLLAEQPAPLLAGIVGIGYAAYARSAPFDPVRLSVERSVSDERPDPGDVVEVTVTITNESPRLLPDVRIVDGVPEALVVTDGSPRYGTALRGGASATFSYTVEARRGRHAFQPTLVVARNLPGTVERELLVTAASTLTCVPPLRPTGERVPLREQVSRYTGAVETDAGGAGVEFHTTRRYQPGDPLNRIDWHRQARTGDLATLEFRQERAATVVLVVDVQSSAYVSPGPEADHAVDRSVAAARRVFARLLDDGHRVGIATMGAADCWLQPGTGRDHRSRGRTLLATDPALSPVPRDDEFSVRWRRRLRRRLPETAQVIVFSPLCDRSTVRSIRQFDAAGHATTVVSPDPTAGRTPGQRLQRVSRRVATTDLRRAGIPVLDWGPDNSLDELLARGWHG